In a genomic window of Streptomyces roseoviridis:
- a CDS encoding DUF397 domain-containing protein has product MGTQQEKDELYALDISGVEWQGAPGTSPDEERVEIAHLPGGAVAMRSSLDHDTVLRYTKAEWDAFVLGAKDGEFDLQ; this is encoded by the coding sequence ATGGGCACTCAGCAGGAGAAGGACGAGCTGTACGCGCTCGACATCAGCGGCGTCGAGTGGCAGGGCGCTCCGGGGACGAGCCCCGACGAGGAGCGCGTGGAGATCGCCCACCTGCCGGGCGGCGCCGTCGCCATGCGGTCCTCCCTCGACCACGACACCGTGCTGCGCTACACGAAGGCCGAGTGGGACGCGTTCGTCCTCGGCGCGAAGGACGGCGAGTTCGACCTCCAGTGA